CACCTACATCACCGCGCTGATCGCCGGACCGTACGTCGGCGTCTTCGACGAGTACCGCAGCGGCGAGCAGGTCGTCCCGCTCGGTGTCTACTGCCGTCCGTCGCTGCGCGAGTTCCTGGACGCCGACGCGATCTTCGACATCACCCGGCAGGGCTTCGACTTCTTCCAGGAGAAGTTCGACTGCGCCTACCCGTTCGAGAAGTACGACCAGCTCTTCGTGCCGGAGTTCAACGCCGGGGCGATGGAGAACGCGGGCGCCGTGACCTTCCGGGACCAGTACGTGTTCCGGTCCAAGGTGACCGACGCCGCGTACGAGTCGCGGGCCGCCACCATCCTGCACGAGCTGGCCCACATGTGGTTCGGCAACCTGGTCACCATGGAGTGGTGGAACGACCTCTGGCTGAACGAGTCGTTCGCCACCTACGCCGAGGCGGTCTGCCTGGCCGAGGCGCCCGGCTCCAAGTGGCCGGACTCCTGGACCACCTTCGCCAACGAGATGAAGACCTGGGCGTACCGGCAGGACCAGCTGCCGTCCACCCACCCGATCATGGCCGAGATCAACGATCTCGAGGACGTCATGGTCAACTTCGACGGCATCACCTACGCCAAGGGCGCCTCGGTGCTCAAGCAGCTGGTGGCGTACGTCGGCCAGGACGAGTTCTTCAAGGGCGTGCAGGCCTACTTCAAGGCGCACGCCTGGGGCAACACCCGGCTGAGCGACCTGCTCGGCGCGCTGGAGGAGACCAGCGGCCGCGACCTCAAGACCTGGTCGAAGGCCTGGCTCGAGACGGCCGGCATCAACGTGCTGCGCCCCTCGGTCACGCTGGCCGAGGACGGCACCGTCGCCGCCTTCTCGGTGCTCCAGGAGGCCCCCGCGCTGCCCGCCGGCGCCAAGGGCGAGGCCGTGCTCCGGCCGCACCGGATCGCCATCGGCTGCTACGACCTGAAGGACGGTCAGCTGGTCCGCACCGAGCGGATCGAGCTGGACGTGGACGGCGCCGAGACCCCGGTGCCGCAGCTGACCGGCCGTCAGCGCCCCGCCGTGCTGCTGCTCAACGACGACGACCTGTCGTACGCCAAGGTCCGCCTGGACGAGGCCTCGCTGGCCGTGGTCACCGAGCACCTCGGCGGCTTCACCGCCTCGCTCCCGCGCGCGCTCTGCTGGGCCTCCGCCTGGGACATGACCCGCGACGGCGAGCTGGCCACCCGCGACTACCTGGCGCTGGCGCTCTCCGGCCTGGCCCAGGAGAGCGAGATCGGCGTGGTCCAGTCGGTCCAGCGGCAGGTCAAGCTGGCGCTCGACGTGTACACCGACCCGGCCTGGCGCGAGCAGGGCCTGCTGCGCTGGTCCACCGCCGCCGAGGAGCGGCTGCGCGCCGCCGCCCCCGGCAGCGACCACCAGCTGGCCTGGGCCCGCACGCTGGCCGCCGCCGCCCGGACGGAGGGTCAGCTCGCGCTGCTGGCCGGTCTGCTGGACGGCAGCGAGGTGATCGAGGGCCTGGCCGTCGACACCGAGCTGCGCTGGGTGCTGCTCGCCCGGCTGGCCGCCACCGGGCGTGCCGACGCCGAGGCGATCGACGCCGAGCTGGCGCGGGACAACACCGCGGCCGGCCAGGAGCACGCGGCCGCCTGCCGCGCGTCCCGGCCGACCGCCGAGGCCAAGGCCGCGGCCTGGGCCTCCGTGGTGGAGTCGGACGAGCTGACCAACTACGTCCAGGAGGCCGTGATCAGCGGCTTCGGTCAGCCCGACCAGCAGGAGCTGCTCGCCCCGTACACGGCGAAGTACTTCGCCGCGATCAAGGGCATCTACGAGACCCGCAGCCACGAGATCTCGCAGCAGATCGTGGTCGGCCTCTACCCGGCCCGCCAGGTCGGACAGGCCACCCTGGACACCACCGACGCCTGGCTGGCCTCGGCCGAGCCCGCCCCGGCGCTGCGCCGGATGGTGGTCGAGGCCCGCGCGGCCGTCGAGCGCGCGATCCGGGCCCAGGCCGCGGACCGGGCGGCCGGCGCCCGGGAGCTCGGCCACTGACGCACCGTCACCCGGAGGGGGCGCCGAACCGCGTGCGGTTCGGCGCCCCCTCGGGCGTTCGTCAGGGTGTCCCCGGTGACGCCGGTGGTGGCCGGAACAGCACTGAGCACCGCCGGACCTGACGGTCCGACGGTGCTCAGGTGCGTTCGGCTACTTCTTCTTGCCCAGCGCGGGCAGCATGACCAGGGCGGCGATGATCGCGAACAGCACCAGCGGGGCCGCCACGAACAGGGCCAGGGTGTCGACCGTGCTCAGGCCCTTGCCCGGGTCGTCGCCGTCGTCCCGGGTGGCCGCCAGGGCCGCGGGCGACGTCATCAGCATCATCAGCGTCGCCACCGCGGAGACCGCGCCGACTCGCAAAGCGTTCCTCTTGTCCACGTTTCCCAAGGTACCGGCCGCCTACCGCTCGCCGCTCCCCGGGGTCCGCCTTCCGAGCACGGTGCTCAGCCGCCTGGTCCCCTCCGCCGCCGCGAGCGCCTCCAGGGTGACCGGGCGTCCGGTCCGGTCGGCCACCGGCAGGCGCCAGTTGGGGTACTGGTCCCAGGTGCCCGGCAGGTTCTGCGGGCGCGGGTCGCCGACCGTGTCGGGCAGCCAGACCCCGACCAGCTCGGCGGGGGTGGCCAGCAGGAAGGCGTACAGCGCCTCGGCGGTCAGCTCGGCGCCCTCGGGCAGCAGCCCGGCCCGGGTCAGTTCGGTCCGCCAGTCGGCGAGTTCGGCGGCCGCCTCGGCCTGCTCCTCGGCCAGCGGGCGGGCCAGCAGGCCGAGCCGGTGCCGCAGCTCGACGTGCTCGCCGGAGAGCCGGGCCGCGGTGCTCGGCAGGTCGTGGGTGGTCAGGGTGGCCAGGCAGGCGGCCCGCCAGCGCTCCGGCGGGAGGATCGCGGCGTCCGCCCGCCAGTCCCGCTCGAACCAGAGCACCGAGGTGCCGAGCACCCCACGCGCCGTCAGCTCCTCCCGCACACCCGGCTCCACCGTGCCCAGGTCCTCGCCGATCACGTACCCGCCGGCCCGGTGCGCCTCCAGCGCCAGCACCCCGAGCATCGCCTCCGCGTCGTAGCGGACGTACGCGCCCTGGGTCGGCGGGAGCCCGGCCGGCACCCACCAGAGCCGGAACAGGCCCATCACGTGGTCGATCCGGAGCGCCCCGGTGTGCCGCAGCGCGGCCCGCAGCAGCTCCGCGTACGGGGCGTAGCCGGCGGCGGCCAGCGCGTCCGGGCGCCAGGGCGGCAGGCCCCAGTCCTGGCCGTGCGCGTTGAAGGCGTCCGGCGGGGCGCCCACCGAGATGCCCTCGGCCAGCACCTCCTGGAGCACCCAGGCGTCCGCGCCGTCCGGGTGCGCGCCGACCGCCAGGTCGTGGATCAGGCCGACCGGCATCCCGGCGTCCTTCGCCGCCTGCTGGGCGGCTCCGAGCTGCTGGTCCGTCAGCCAGGCCAGCCAGCGGTGGAACTCCACCCGGTCGGCCAGGTCCTGGGCCGCCTTGGTGACGTGCGGGCTGTCCGGGTGGCGCAGGCCCTTGGGCCAGTGCCGCCAGTTGTCGCCGTGCCGCTCGGCCAGCGCGGACCAGACCGCGTACTGCTCCAGCCAGCGGCCCTCCCGCTCGACGAACGCCCGGTACGCCGCCTCCCGGCCGGGGCCGCGCGCCACCCGGTGCAGGATCTCCAGCGCCTCCAGCTTCACCGCGCGGACCGCGTCCCGGTCCACCAGCCCGTCGTGGGCCAGCACCTCCTGGCTCAACCTGCGTCCGCGCTCGGGGAGTTCCCCCAGATCGGCGTACGGGTACTCGGGCACCGCCTCGATCCGCAGGTGCACCGGGTCGGCGAACCGGCGGGAGGAGGGCCGGTACGGCGAGGGGTCGGAGGGCGCACCCGGCAGTGCCGCGTGCAGCGGGTTGATCTGCAGGAAGCCCGCCCCGAGCCCGTGCCCGGCCCACTGCGCCAGCTCGGCCAGGTCACCGAGGTCGCCCATCCCCCAGGAGCGCTCCGAGAGCACCGAGTAGAGCTGGGCCAGGAAGCCCCAGGAGCGCTGCTCGATCTCCGGCAGCCGCTGCGGCGCGACGATCAGCGGGGTCGACTCGGCGCGGTCGCCCGTACGGACCGTCAGGCGGTGCCGGCCGAGCGGGAGGTCAGCGGGCAGCCAGTGCGACCGGCCCGCCGGCAGGCCCCAGGTGCCGCCGTCCTCCAGCTCCACGTCGAGCCGGGCCCCGGCCGGGACGTCCAGCGCCGTCCGCCGCCCGGCCCGCACCACGATGCACGGCGGCAGCAGCCGGGCCGCCTGCTCGGCCCGGTGCCGCTCCATCGCGTCCCGCACCGCCGCCGGACTCCCCGCGTCCACCCCAAGCGTGGCCAGCACCGCCACCAGCGTGTGCGGCGCCACCTGCACCGGCCCCGAGCCCGGGTCGTACGTACTGTCCACCCCGTGCGCGTGCGCCAGCGCCACCAGCTCGGGAGAGGGCGGCGGATCCTCGGCGGGAGCCTGCGGACTGCCGGTTGCACGGTCGAGGTATGCGGCCACTCTTGGGCTCCTGCGGTCAGTGAAGCCGTACGGGACCCCCCAGTCCTACCCGCGCCCACCCCACCCGACCCCGGCACCCACACGGCGGAGTCACCCGAATGGACGGTCAGGACACCGCAAAGGGTGCGGGGTGACGGTGCGGACAGCCGGTCATTTGGGGCATAGCAGGCAATCCGCGCATGGGCGTTGACACCTGCACGGCTTGCTGATGGGCTGTCCGCCGGGGGCTTGGACCGGACGTTTTTCAGGTTGAGGAGGGTCCTGTGCAGGCTCGGGTTTCGGCGGCCGCCGGTCGGCGGCTGCGGCAGCAGATCGAGCAGAGCGCGGCCCTCCGTGAGGTGCTCTGGCACCCGGCCGCGCTGGCGGCCCGCCGGGCCACGGCGCGGACGGCGCGTCAGCTGGCGCCCAAGGTGGCGGACCGGCTGATCGCGGATCTCAAGGGGACCGAACCGCTGCTCGCCTCGGTCCGGGCCGAGCGCCGCCGGGGACGCCGGCGGGCCACCCTGCAGCTGGCCGCGACGCTCTCGGCCGCCGCCGTGGTCGGCGGCCTGATGGTCGGGATCCCGGGCACCGCGTACGCCGAGACGCCGGTCGGACGGCCCGTCAGCAGTGCGCCCCGGACGCCGCTCGGCACGCTGGCCGACCCGCGGGTGTACCCGAGGCCGCAGCAGCTGACCGCGGTCGGACGACCCGTCAGCGTGCCGCCCACGGTGAACCTGGTGAGCGCCGACCAGGCCGACGGACCGGCCCTGGACGCCGTCCGGGAGCTGCTCGGGACGGCCGGGGCGACCACCGTCACCCCACTGCCCGACCTGCCCGCCGAGCCCGCTCCGGGCAGCCTGACCGTGTACGTCGGGGGGCCCAGGGAGGCGGCCGGCGGGGCGATCGACCGGGCGCTGCGCGGCCTCGCGGCGGCGGGCGGCCAGCAGCTCTCGTTCGAGGGCCTGCCCGCCGGGGGCTACCTGCTGGCGGCCGGTCAGCTGCCGACCACCGGCGGCACGTACGGCGCGGTGGTGCTGGCCGGGGTGGACGCCGCCGGGACGTTCAACGCCGCGCAGAGCCTGCGACAGCTGCTCGCCCCCGTCCAGCCGGGCCAGGGGCAGGGCCCCGGCGCGCTCGGCTTCCCGGGCGTGCTGGTCCGGGACTGGCCGAGCGGCGCGGCCGTCCGGGGCATCGCCGAGTCCTTCCAGGGCACGCCCTGGAGCGCCGAACAGCGGCTGGCCCAGCTCGACTTCCTCGGCCGGACCAAGCAGAACTTCTACCTCTACGCCCCCGGCGGCGACCCGTACCGGCTCTCCCGCTGGCGCGACGCCTACCCTGCCGCCCAGGCCGCCGAGCTGCGCGAACTGGCCGACCGGGCCCGGCAGAACCACGTCACGCTCGGGTACTCGATCTCGCCGGGGCAGTCGTTCTGCTACAGCTCAGGCAAGGACCTGGACGCGCTGCTGGGCAAGCTGGACGGGCTGCGCAAGCTCGGCTTCGAGGCGTTCCAGCTGGAGTTCCTGGACGTCAGCTACGACGAGTGGCACTGCTCCACCGACCGCCGCAGCTTCGGCACAGGACCCGAGGCGGCCGCCAAGGCGCAGGCCGCCCTGGCCGGCAAGGTCAGGGAGCGGCTGACCAAGGGCAAGCTCCCGCTCACCGTGGTGCCGACGGACTATCAGAAGGCGGCCGCCTCGCCGTACCGGACCGTGCTGGCCGCCGGGCTGCCGAAGGACGTCCAGGTGGCCTGGAGCGGCGGGTCGGTGATCCCGGCGAAGATCACGGGCAGTCAGGTCGCCGAGGCGGCCAAGGCAGCCGGGCACCCGCTGGTCACCCTGGACAGCTACCCCGTCAACGACTCCGCGCCCGACCGGCTCTACCTCGGCGCCTACCAGGGCCGCGACCCCGAGCTGGCCACCGGTTCGGCCGCGCTGGTGACCGCCGCGATGGCCCAGCCGGTGCTCTCCCGGATCCCGCTGGCCACCGCTGCGGACTTCGCCTGGAACCCGGCCGGCTACCAGCCCGCCGAGTCCTGGCGGGCCGCGCTGCGCCCGCTGGCCGGGACGGACACCGGCCTGGCCGCGGTCACCGCGCTGGCGGGCAACAGCTCCTCCTCGCCGCTGGCCCGGGCCGAGTCCGGCTATCTGGCCCCGCTCGCCGAACGGTTCTGGGCCGCCCTGGAGCCCACCGGCGGCAGCACCCCCGACCCGGCCCGGCTGACCGAGGCCGCCGCCCCGCTGCGGGACGCCTTCGCCACCATGGCGGGGGCCCGGCAGGCGCTGGCCACCGAGGCGCTCGGCGCGGAGGCCGACCCGTGGCTCGCCCAGCTGGCCGGCTACGGCCGGGCCGGGGTCGCGGCGGTCGACATGCTGCTGGCCCAGCGCGGCGGTGACGGCACGGCCGCCTGGCAGCACCGGGTCACCCTGCGCAGCGAGCGCGACCAGCTGGCCCAGGGCGGCGCGGTGGTCGGTGCCGGTGTGCTGGACCCGTTCCTGGACCGGGCCGCGAAGGCCGCCGACAGCTGGTCCGGCGTCCGGGCCGGGGCGATCGGCGCGACCACCACGCTCGGCACCGCGCACGACCACCGGCCCGCGCTGATGACCGACGACGCCGCCGACACCTTCTACTGGACCTCGGCCCCGCCGCAGCCCGGCGACGCGATCGGCCTCGACCTCGGCCCCGGCCGCGCACTCGGCACCGTGACGGTGCTGATGGGCAGTTGGGGCGACGGCCCGGACGCCCGCAGCGCGGCCGGCGACTTCCTGCACGAAGGCGTCCTGGAGTACACCACCGGCGAGGGCGGCTGGAAGGAGCTGGCCAAGGTCCGCGGCCGGCAGGACATCACCGCGACGGCGCCCGCCGGCGTGGTGGCCAAGGCCGTCCGGCTGCGCGCCACCGCCGGCCAGAAGACGGCCGTCGCGGTCCGCGAGTTCAGCATCACGGCCCCCGGCGAGACCCCGGCCACCGTGACCGGCGGCCCGGTCGCCGCCCCCGGCTCCTCGGCCGCCGCCGTACTGGACGGCAACCCCGACACCGCCTACCGGGCCGCCAGCGCCCCCGGCGGCAACGACACCCCCCTCACCGTCGAACTCGGCGCACCCCGGCCGCTGGACCGGGTCACCGTCCTCACCGACCCGACCGTCCGGGCGACCGGCACCGTGGAGATCCAGCAGGCCGACGGCAGCTGGGCGGCGATCGGCGCCGTCCGCCCCGGCTGGAACGAACTGCCCGCGCAGGGCCGCCCGGTCGGCGCGATCCGGCTGCGCTGGGCCGCGGGCGGCGAGCCGCCGGTGGTGAACCAGATCATCCCCTGGTACGCCGACACCCCCGCCGCCCGGCTCAGCCTGGCCTCGCCCGTGCTGGACGTGATCACCGCGGCCACCATTCCGGCGCAGACCAGGGCCGTGGTCGAGTCCGGCCGGCCCGATGTCATCACCGGTGAGCTGAAGGCCGAGGTCCCGCTGGTGGCCAAGGGTCTGACGGTCGCTCCGATACCCGCTCTGGCGGTGCCGCGCGGCGGCCGGGTCGGCGCCCCGCTCCAGGTCACCGCGACGGCCGAGACGCCCACCGGCACGTACCAGGTGCCGGTCAGCTTCACGGCGGGCGGGGTGACGGTCCGCCAGGTGCTCCAGGTACGGGTGGTCCCGCCGACGGCCGGCCCCGACCTGGCCCCCGGCGCGGTCGCCTCCTCCTCCGGCGACGACTCCGCCAAGACGCCCGCCGGGGCCGTGAACGACCGGGACCCGAAGACCCGCTGGACCGCACCGGCGAAGGACGACGCCTGGGTCCAGCTGCGACTGCCGGCCGCCGGCCGGCTGGGCTCGGCGGTGCTCTCCTGGCAGCCCGCCTACGCCTCCGCCTACCGGCTCGAGACCTCCCCCGACGGGGTGCACTGGACCACCGCGGCCACGGTCGAGGACGGGCGGGGTGGCACCGAGACGATCCGCTTCGACGCGCCCGACGCCCAGTACCTCCGGGTCCAGGGCGTCACCCGGGCGACGCCGTACGGCTACTCGCTCTCGGGGATCGAGGTCTACGGGGTCGCGGGTTAGGTAGGCAGGGCGCTCGCTCGCACCTCACTGCGAAAGTGCCTGACCGGCTACGTACGGATCACCTTTTTCGAGGTCGGCGTCGCAGTTCCCCGAGCCCCTGGTGGTGCATGGCTGAGCGCCTGCGAAAACGGCGGGCCGCCGGCGCTCCCCCGAAGGAGGTGGCGGCGGCGGCCCATGAGGCGTACCGAGGTATTGGCTGGCAGGCCCTGTCTGTCAGGCGGAGAGCGGTTCGGGCTCGCCGCGGTGGGTCCGGCCGTGCGGGGCCGGGAAGGCGCCGTGGTCGGTATGGTCGTGGTGTTCGTACTCGCGGAACTGTTCGGTCGCGCCGTACGGCTCCAGGTAGGGCCGCCAGCGCGGGTCCTTGATGCCGGTGCCGATGATCCGCCAGGCGAGGCCGCTGGGCGGGGCGGGCGGACGTTTCATCCGCCAGCCGAGGTCGGCGAGATGGCGGTCGGCCTTGGTGTGGTTGCAGCGGCGGCAGGCCGCCACCACGTTGTCCCAGCGGTGCTGGCCGCCCCTACTGCGCGGGATGACGTGGTCGACGCTGGTTGCGGCGGCCCCGCAGTAGACGCAACGGCCCTGGTCGCGAGCGAACAGGGCGCGGCGGGTGAGCGGGACGGGTCCGCAGAAGGGGACCCGGACGAAGCGGGTGAGCCGGACGACGGACGGCGCCGAGACGGCGCTGGTGGCGCTGTGCAGAGTGATTCCGGAATCCTCCAGGCTGACCGCCTTGTGGTTGAGGACCAGGATGAGAGCGCGGCGCATCGAGACGACACCGAGTGGTTCGTACGACGCGTTGAGGACCAGGACATGCGGCACGGAGGCCTCCTTGGACGCCTGCGGCGCGTGGCTCGCGCCGGGACGAGCGGGTGAGCGCGTGGGGTGTATGCCCGACACGATCTCCACCAGTGTCGCCTTACGCCGTTGTAGGGCGCCACCAATCCTGCGAAACGGACCTGATGTGGGTTCCGTCATATCCGATATGCCCCGTGGGTGGCCGACCTGCACCATTCGACGCTGGTAACCGGCCCCTTCGGCCCATTCCGGGGGGCTGACGGGTCGTCCGTCCGGGTGGTGCGCGGCCGCTAGGGTGGCAGTTCGTCCTGATCAGTGGCCCGCAGGCGGTCAGTGGTCCCCCAGCAGGAAGGACTCCGCTCGTGTCCAGCTCCGGCGCTTTCGGCCTCCTCGCCGACGCCTCGTCCTCGCCGTCCCCTTCGTCCGGGCCGTCCGACGATCCGCTGTCCAAGTTGCCGACCTCGCCCGCCGAGGCCGCCGAGGCGACCAGACAGGCGGCGGGTTGGCTGAGCAACAGTTGGCAGGGCTGGCTGGAGAACGGTCTGCGGATCATGCTGATCGTGGTGCTCGCGCTGGTGCTGCGGGCGGTGCTGCAGAAGCTGATCAGCAAGTTCATAGCCCGGATGGTCCGGCCCCCGGAGAGCGAGGCCGAGCTCGGCCGGCTCGGCGGGCTGCTGGCGAACAGCGGGGTGGTGAACACCGAGCGGCGGCAGCAGCGGTCGGCGGCGATAGGTTCGGTACTGCGCAGCGTCACCTCGTTCACCATTCTGGGGACCGCCGGGCTGATGGTGCTCTCCGCCCTGGGGGTGAACCTGGCTCCGCTGCTGGCGAGCGCCGGTGTGGCCGGTGTGGCGATCGGTTTCGGCGCGCGGAACCTGGTGACGGACTTCCTGTCCGGGGTCTTCATGATCATGGAGGACCAGTACGGCGTCGGCGACGAGATCGACACCGGGGTGGCGACCGGCACGGTGCTGGAGGTCGGCCTGCGGGTGACCAAGCTGCGCGGGGCGAACGGCGAGATCTGGTACATCCGCAACGGCGAGGTGAAGCGGATCGCCAACATGAGCCAGGGCTGGGCGACCGCCTCGGTGGACGTCCAGGTCGGCTACAAGGAGGACCTGCTCCGGGTCGAGGAGCTGATCAAGGAGACCGCGGCGCAGCTGGCCAAGGAGACCCCGTACGACGAGCTGATCTGGGGTCAGGTCAAGGTGCTCGGGGTGGAGTCGGTGGCCTTCGACTCGGTGGTGCTGCGGGTCGAGGCCCGTACCTCGCCGGGCAAGGCGCTGCTGGTCGCGCGGACGCTGCGGCAGCGGCTGAAGGCCGCCTTCGACGAGGCGGGCGTGAAGCTCAAGGAGGACGCGCCGGCCGCGGTCACGGTGGCGGCGCCGGCGGCCGAGGCAGCCGGTGCCGCGCCCTCGGCGCTGGCCGATCCGGGCTCCCCAGCCTCGCAGATCGCCAAGCCCATCCCGGTCCAGCCGGGCGAGTAGCGGGCTCGGCAGAGAACCCCGTCCCAGGCGCTGGGGC
This genomic interval from Kitasatospora gansuensis contains the following:
- a CDS encoding mechanosensitive ion channel family protein, with amino-acid sequence MSSSGAFGLLADASSSPSPSSGPSDDPLSKLPTSPAEAAEATRQAAGWLSNSWQGWLENGLRIMLIVVLALVLRAVLQKLISKFIARMVRPPESEAELGRLGGLLANSGVVNTERRQQRSAAIGSVLRSVTSFTILGTAGLMVLSALGVNLAPLLASAGVAGVAIGFGARNLVTDFLSGVFMIMEDQYGVGDEIDTGVATGTVLEVGLRVTKLRGANGEIWYIRNGEVKRIANMSQGWATASVDVQVGYKEDLLRVEELIKETAAQLAKETPYDELIWGQVKVLGVESVAFDSVVLRVEARTSPGKALLVARTLRQRLKAAFDEAGVKLKEDAPAAVTVAAPAAEAAGAAPSALADPGSPASQIAKPIPVQPGE
- the malQ gene encoding 4-alpha-glucanotransferase, coding for MAAYLDRATGSPQAPAEDPPPSPELVALAHAHGVDSTYDPGSGPVQVAPHTLVAVLATLGVDAGSPAAVRDAMERHRAEQAARLLPPCIVVRAGRRTALDVPAGARLDVELEDGGTWGLPAGRSHWLPADLPLGRHRLTVRTGDRAESTPLIVAPQRLPEIEQRSWGFLAQLYSVLSERSWGMGDLGDLAELAQWAGHGLGAGFLQINPLHAALPGAPSDPSPYRPSSRRFADPVHLRIEAVPEYPYADLGELPERGRRLSQEVLAHDGLVDRDAVRAVKLEALEILHRVARGPGREAAYRAFVEREGRWLEQYAVWSALAERHGDNWRHWPKGLRHPDSPHVTKAAQDLADRVEFHRWLAWLTDQQLGAAQQAAKDAGMPVGLIHDLAVGAHPDGADAWVLQEVLAEGISVGAPPDAFNAHGQDWGLPPWRPDALAAAGYAPYAELLRAALRHTGALRIDHVMGLFRLWWVPAGLPPTQGAYVRYDAEAMLGVLALEAHRAGGYVIGEDLGTVEPGVREELTARGVLGTSVLWFERDWRADAAILPPERWRAACLATLTTHDLPSTAARLSGEHVELRHRLGLLARPLAEEQAEAAAELADWRTELTRAGLLPEGAELTAEALYAFLLATPAELVGVWLPDTVGDPRPQNLPGTWDQYPNWRLPVADRTGRPVTLEALAAAEGTRRLSTVLGRRTPGSGER
- a CDS encoding beta-N-acetylglucosaminidase domain-containing protein is translated as MQARVSAAAGRRLRQQIEQSAALREVLWHPAALAARRATARTARQLAPKVADRLIADLKGTEPLLASVRAERRRGRRRATLQLAATLSAAAVVGGLMVGIPGTAYAETPVGRPVSSAPRTPLGTLADPRVYPRPQQLTAVGRPVSVPPTVNLVSADQADGPALDAVRELLGTAGATTVTPLPDLPAEPAPGSLTVYVGGPREAAGGAIDRALRGLAAAGGQQLSFEGLPAGGYLLAAGQLPTTGGTYGAVVLAGVDAAGTFNAAQSLRQLLAPVQPGQGQGPGALGFPGVLVRDWPSGAAVRGIAESFQGTPWSAEQRLAQLDFLGRTKQNFYLYAPGGDPYRLSRWRDAYPAAQAAELRELADRARQNHVTLGYSISPGQSFCYSSGKDLDALLGKLDGLRKLGFEAFQLEFLDVSYDEWHCSTDRRSFGTGPEAAAKAQAALAGKVRERLTKGKLPLTVVPTDYQKAAASPYRTVLAAGLPKDVQVAWSGGSVIPAKITGSQVAEAAKAAGHPLVTLDSYPVNDSAPDRLYLGAYQGRDPELATGSAALVTAAMAQPVLSRIPLATAADFAWNPAGYQPAESWRAALRPLAGTDTGLAAVTALAGNSSSSPLARAESGYLAPLAERFWAALEPTGGSTPDPARLTEAAAPLRDAFATMAGARQALATEALGAEADPWLAQLAGYGRAGVAAVDMLLAQRGGDGTAAWQHRVTLRSERDQLAQGGAVVGAGVLDPFLDRAAKAADSWSGVRAGAIGATTTLGTAHDHRPALMTDDAADTFYWTSAPPQPGDAIGLDLGPGRALGTVTVLMGSWGDGPDARSAAGDFLHEGVLEYTTGEGGWKELAKVRGRQDITATAPAGVVAKAVRLRATAGQKTAVAVREFSITAPGETPATVTGGPVAAPGSSAAAVLDGNPDTAYRAASAPGGNDTPLTVELGAPRPLDRVTVLTDPTVRATGTVEIQQADGSWAAIGAVRPGWNELPAQGRPVGAIRLRWAAGGEPPVVNQIIPWYADTPAARLSLASPVLDVITAATIPAQTRAVVESGRPDVITGELKAEVPLVAKGLTVAPIPALAVPRGGRVGAPLQVTATAETPTGTYQVPVSFTAGGVTVRQVLQVRVVPPTAGPDLAPGAVASSSGDDSAKTPAGAVNDRDPKTRWTAPAKDDAWVQLRLPAAGRLGSAVLSWQPAYASAYRLETSPDGVHWTTAATVEDGRGGTETIRFDAPDAQYLRVQGVTRATPYGYSLSGIEVYGVAG
- a CDS encoding HNH endonuclease yields the protein MPHVLVLNASYEPLGVVSMRRALILVLNHKAVSLEDSGITLHSATSAVSAPSVVRLTRFVRVPFCGPVPLTRRALFARDQGRCVYCGAAATSVDHVIPRSRGGQHRWDNVVAACRRCNHTKADRHLADLGWRMKRPPAPPSGLAWRIIGTGIKDPRWRPYLEPYGATEQFREYEHHDHTDHGAFPAPHGRTHRGEPEPLSA
- the pepN gene encoding aminopeptidase N, whose product is MPGTNLTREEARTRAALLHVESYDIELDLSSARDGGTFRSTTVVRFAATAPGSASFIDLVAPSVSELVLNGVALPLDSFADSRIALPDLAAENELKVVADCAYTNTGEGLHRFVDPVDGETYLYTQFEVPDARRVFASFEQPDLKAAFTFTVTAPKGWVVVSNSPTPAPVGDGDTQVWRFTPTGRISTYITALIAGPYVGVFDEYRSGEQVVPLGVYCRPSLREFLDADAIFDITRQGFDFFQEKFDCAYPFEKYDQLFVPEFNAGAMENAGAVTFRDQYVFRSKVTDAAYESRAATILHELAHMWFGNLVTMEWWNDLWLNESFATYAEAVCLAEAPGSKWPDSWTTFANEMKTWAYRQDQLPSTHPIMAEINDLEDVMVNFDGITYAKGASVLKQLVAYVGQDEFFKGVQAYFKAHAWGNTRLSDLLGALEETSGRDLKTWSKAWLETAGINVLRPSVTLAEDGTVAAFSVLQEAPALPAGAKGEAVLRPHRIAIGCYDLKDGQLVRTERIELDVDGAETPVPQLTGRQRPAVLLLNDDDLSYAKVRLDEASLAVVTEHLGGFTASLPRALCWASAWDMTRDGELATRDYLALALSGLAQESEIGVVQSVQRQVKLALDVYTDPAWREQGLLRWSTAAEERLRAAAPGSDHQLAWARTLAAAARTEGQLALLAGLLDGSEVIEGLAVDTELRWVLLARLAATGRADAEAIDAELARDNTAAGQEHAAACRASRPTAEAKAAAWASVVESDELTNYVQEAVISGFGQPDQQELLAPYTAKYFAAIKGIYETRSHEISQQIVVGLYPARQVGQATLDTTDAWLASAEPAPALRRMVVEARAAVERAIRAQAADRAAGARELGH